A genomic stretch from Bifidobacterium sp. ESL0769 includes:
- a CDS encoding NAD(P)/FAD-dependent oxidoreductase codes for MKRIVVLGAGYAGMRTVKKLTGMNVDAQIVLINKNPYHYQTTELHEVAAGTKEPADITFDIANTFAKKKNVQVLIDEVIRVDQNAKSIVLKNNAPIRYDYLVNALGFESETFGIPGASENGWPLIDIDTAMAARAHLENTLKRYKRSRDPNDLRIIVCGAGFTSIEYLGEIVYRMPKLAKKYGFPRNQVKIDCIEAGPKILGMFNQNLAQWAVRYLEKRGVTFHVSTPITEVRPNSVMSNDQEFPANTIIWTTGVHGSHVIADSGYEQKRNRVVVADDLRVAGQPDQFLIGDVSGVPNPENGRLYPTTAQISIAQADCVAENLVALMNGQPTKKFVFKALGTVCSLGPKAGIASIDMFGHWSLKGWIASVAKKFIADRAVLELGNIRTMLESD; via the coding sequence ATGAAGAGAATCGTAGTTCTTGGCGCGGGTTACGCCGGTATGCGTACGGTTAAAAAATTGACCGGTATGAATGTCGACGCCCAAATCGTACTCATCAACAAGAATCCGTACCATTACCAGACCACCGAGCTGCACGAGGTGGCCGCCGGAACGAAAGAACCGGCAGATATTACCTTTGACATCGCCAATACGTTTGCCAAAAAGAAAAACGTTCAAGTACTCATCGACGAGGTCATCCGCGTCGATCAGAACGCCAAGAGCATCGTGCTGAAGAACAATGCCCCGATTCGATACGATTATCTGGTCAACGCGTTGGGCTTCGAATCCGAGACCTTCGGCATTCCCGGCGCCAGTGAGAACGGCTGGCCGTTGATCGATATCGATACCGCGATGGCGGCACGTGCCCATCTTGAAAACACGCTCAAGCGTTATAAGAGGAGTCGCGATCCCAACGACCTGCGCATTATCGTGTGCGGCGCCGGCTTCACCAGCATCGAATACCTGGGCGAAATCGTCTATCGTATGCCCAAGCTCGCCAAGAAGTATGGTTTCCCTCGCAATCAGGTCAAGATCGACTGCATTGAGGCCGGACCCAAGATTCTCGGCATGTTCAACCAGAATCTTGCCCAGTGGGCAGTCCGGTATCTCGAAAAGAGGGGAGTAACCTTCCACGTCTCCACTCCGATCACCGAGGTCAGGCCGAACTCCGTGATGAGCAATGACCAGGAATTCCCGGCCAACACCATCATTTGGACCACCGGCGTGCACGGCAGCCACGTCATCGCCGACTCCGGTTACGAACAGAAGCGTAATCGTGTGGTCGTCGCCGACGACCTGCGAGTCGCCGGTCAGCCCGACCAGTTCCTCATTGGAGACGTTTCCGGCGTGCCGAATCCGGAGAATGGTCGTCTTTATCCGACTACTGCTCAAATTTCCATTGCCCAGGCCGATTGCGTTGCGGAAAACCTTGTCGCACTGATGAACGGGCAACCCACCAAGAAGTTCGTCTTCAAAGCGCTCGGCACTGTTTGCTCGCTGGGGCCGAAAGCCGGAATTGCATCGATTGACATGTTTGGCCACTGGAGTCTGAAGGGATGGATTGCCAGCGTCGCCAAAAAGTTCATCGCAGACCGTGCGGTGTTGGAATTGGGCAACATTCGTACTATGCTGGAAAGCGATTAA
- the cydC gene encoding thiol reductant ABC exporter subunit CydC, protein MNPANINNGGNAAISTGAKTANGRNENSKANGGKSETVVVTPSVSSSSSTQSKTKLRDYLKIWNNDHWFWPYLKENKRTLALIFFLGSMTFVCAAALMFTAGYLINRSARMPYNILMVYVPIVLTRAFGIGRPVFKYVEQLKSHDWVLHVISKLRVQLYRTLSKDAAFLNEHERTGSVLSLLADDLDHLENFYLRTIFPTVVAYILWIIVTIAMGIFSWVSSLLLFLMLALVLILIPLVSLSFSTGHFALEKQQQAQEYTKVTESYLGLSDWVITHKDKDFIAIGADEYRRIQESKDQQKTFERWRNFAIQLVFGVIAIGLMVGAGLTMTGSKSIADWSASIVLAVFPLVDCFINVAQAAAEVPLYSDSLEHLNDLTNRVESRQHEPVKQQKLNDPIESIDFDHVTFAYGPGQPTLLDDFTLHIKAGEKVALLGPSGEGKTTILQLLLGDLTPQAGSITINGIPVAALQDERARIFGYLNQQAFLFNSTIAENVRLGAPDATDDDVWAALKAVQLDDAVRALPDGIDTSVSEAGQRFSGGQRQRIALARIVLKDTPVILLDEPTIGLDPITERELMSMIFSAAGDRTMLWVTHHLQGLEQSDKVIFLDNGKIAMQGAPTELYRTNERFRELYRLDVGELETAR, encoded by the coding sequence ATGAACCCAGCGAATATCAATAACGGCGGCAACGCAGCGATTTCGACCGGCGCGAAAACTGCGAACGGTCGTAATGAGAATAGCAAGGCAAACGGCGGCAAGAGTGAAACCGTCGTCGTAACGCCTTCGGTATCGTCCTCATCGTCAACGCAGAGCAAGACGAAACTGCGCGATTATCTCAAAATCTGGAACAATGACCACTGGTTCTGGCCGTATCTGAAGGAAAACAAGCGTACGCTTGCCCTGATTTTCTTCCTTGGGTCCATGACTTTCGTGTGCGCCGCGGCCTTGATGTTTACCGCCGGTTACCTTATCAATCGTTCCGCGCGCATGCCTTATAACATCCTTATGGTCTACGTGCCCATCGTGCTCACGCGCGCTTTCGGCATCGGCCGGCCCGTCTTTAAATACGTCGAACAGCTTAAAAGCCACGATTGGGTGCTCCACGTCATCTCCAAGTTGCGTGTGCAGCTTTACCGCACCCTTTCCAAGGACGCAGCATTTTTGAACGAGCATGAGCGTACGGGCAGTGTGCTGAGCCTTTTGGCAGACGATCTCGACCACCTCGAGAACTTCTACCTGCGCACCATTTTCCCCACTGTGGTGGCCTATATCCTCTGGATTATCGTCACTATCGCCATGGGCATCTTCTCATGGGTCTCCTCGCTCCTGCTCTTCCTGATGCTCGCGCTGGTGCTGATCCTTATCCCGCTGGTCTCGCTGAGCTTCTCTACCGGCCATTTCGCGCTCGAAAAGCAGCAGCAGGCGCAGGAATACACCAAGGTCACCGAAAGCTACCTTGGCTTAAGCGACTGGGTCATCACCCACAAAGACAAGGACTTCATTGCCATCGGGGCCGACGAATACCGGCGCATCCAGGAGAGCAAGGACCAGCAGAAGACCTTTGAACGTTGGCGCAACTTTGCCATCCAGCTCGTTTTCGGCGTCATCGCCATCGGTTTGATGGTCGGTGCCGGATTGACGATGACGGGTTCCAAGTCCATCGCCGACTGGTCCGCCTCCATCGTGCTCGCCGTTTTCCCGCTGGTTGACTGCTTCATCAACGTGGCTCAGGCGGCTGCGGAAGTGCCGCTATACAGTGATTCGCTCGAACACCTGAACGACCTGACCAACCGCGTCGAATCTCGCCAGCACGAGCCGGTCAAACAGCAAAAGCTCAATGACCCCATTGAATCCATCGATTTTGACCATGTCACTTTCGCCTACGGCCCGGGCCAGCCGACACTGCTCGACGATTTCACCTTGCATATCAAGGCGGGAGAGAAGGTCGCTCTGCTTGGCCCCAGCGGCGAAGGCAAGACCACGATCCTTCAGCTGCTGCTCGGTGATTTGACCCCCCAAGCCGGCTCCATTACCATCAATGGCATCCCCGTAGCAGCCTTGCAGGATGAGCGTGCCCGTATTTTCGGTTACCTGAACCAGCAGGCGTTCCTTTTCAACTCCACCATCGCTGAAAATGTGCGTCTGGGCGCTCCCGATGCCACCGACGACGACGTGTGGGCAGCACTTAAGGCTGTGCAGCTTGACGATGCCGTGCGTGCGCTTCCCGACGGCATCGACACCTCCGTTTCGGAAGCGGGGCAGCGCTTCTCCGGTGGTCAGCGTCAGCGCATTGCCTTGGCTCGTATCGTCTTGAAGGACACCCCGGTAATCTTGCTGGATGAGCCGACAATCGGCCTCGACCCGATCACTGAACGTGAGCTGATGTCGATGATCTTCTCCGCTGCCGGCGACCGCACGATGCTCTGGGTCACCCACCATCTGCAAGGGCTCGAGCAGTCCGACAAGGTCATCTTCCTCGACAATGGCAAAATCGCCATGCAAGGTGCACCAACCGAGCTCTATCGCACTAATGAAAGGTTCCGTGAGCTCTACCGTCTTGACGTCGGCGAGCTGGAAACGGCGCGGTGA
- a CDS encoding MgtC/SapB family protein, which produces MEAQLATWGWQALYLFEALVLSTLIGFERQARHKDAGTRTHALVGVGSALFVIISKYGFIDMLTASPNIRVDAARVAAQIVSGIGFIGAGVVFTQRNHVRGLTTAASIWMTAAIGSACGAGLFVPALACTALYFLAVMLLPFLTKLIAPGVGSDDMLRLRYRDGHGILRSILSVCAQHGVSVEGFSTRKSKDDKDEEPGSRGHVVSADLEVRGRDSKELIGDLSDIDGVISITRINNND; this is translated from the coding sequence ATGGAAGCACAACTGGCAACGTGGGGATGGCAGGCCCTTTATCTTTTCGAGGCGTTGGTTCTCTCCACCCTCATAGGCTTCGAGCGGCAAGCCAGACACAAGGATGCCGGCACACGCACACATGCCCTCGTGGGCGTCGGCTCGGCTCTGTTCGTCATCATCAGCAAGTACGGCTTCATCGACATGCTCACGGCCTCCCCCAATATCAGGGTGGATGCGGCACGTGTGGCCGCGCAGATCGTTTCAGGCATCGGCTTCATCGGCGCTGGCGTCGTCTTCACCCAACGCAACCACGTGCGCGGCCTGACCACAGCCGCTTCCATCTGGATGACTGCGGCCATCGGTTCGGCCTGTGGCGCCGGCCTCTTCGTACCGGCCCTGGCATGCACGGCTCTCTATTTCCTGGCCGTCATGCTTCTGCCCTTCCTCACCAAGCTCATCGCCCCCGGCGTCGGCAGCGACGACATGCTGCGTTTGCGCTATCGCGACGGCCACGGCATCCTGCGTTCAATCCTTTCAGTCTGCGCTCAGCATGGGGTCTCCGTCGAAGGCTTTTCGACCAGAAAATCCAAAGATGATAAGGATGAGGAGCCCGGCAGCCGCGGGCACGTTGTTTCCGCAGATCTTGAGGTGCGCGGGCGCGATAGCAAGGAGCTGATTGGAGACCTGAGCGACATCGATGGGGTGATTTCCATCACACGAATCAATAATAACGATTGA
- a CDS encoding cytochrome ubiquinol oxidase subunit I, protein MTTVFHFFFVPLTIGLAFTVAVMETLYVVKRKYIYKRMAMFWGKIFLLGFAVGVVTGIIQEFQFGMNWSNYSRFMGDIFGAPLAIEALLAFFMESTFIGVWMFTWKRFKPGLHVVFIWLTWFGSTCSAIWILAANSFMQNPVGFGINKKTGHAEMTNFAAVIGNPQLWREFPHVATGALMLGGMVVVGMSAFGFMHKNADRAFFTRSIRVGAIIALIGSILVIITGDLQTLEIIKDQPMKFAATEGIYEDLKSPAPWMVVGLINEGAHKSAGIEIPGMLSLLAFHKLYGGTIQGMNTLNEQFKGEGGKIIKNGIAHPEISDYYVPTNVLFWSFRFMAAVGFAVLILAICTLWFTRKSKNTLADSRWKLWILGICTYLPFIGTTGGWLITELGRYPWIVYGLQTIADAVSPTATVPSLLFTNIVYFLLFCLMGGVMIFYSRRVLWQGPEPETGDTMQKATADAHVGAHAANRKVALA, encoded by the coding sequence ATGACGACGGTCTTCCACTTCTTCTTCGTACCGTTAACCATTGGCTTGGCCTTCACCGTAGCCGTTATGGAAACGTTATACGTAGTGAAGAGGAAATATATTTATAAGCGCATGGCGATGTTTTGGGGGAAGATTTTCCTCCTCGGCTTCGCTGTGGGCGTAGTGACCGGCATCATTCAGGAATTCCAGTTTGGTATGAACTGGTCGAACTACTCGCGTTTTATGGGAGACATCTTCGGAGCGCCGCTGGCTATTGAGGCCCTGCTGGCGTTCTTCATGGAGTCCACCTTCATCGGTGTCTGGATGTTCACTTGGAAGCGCTTCAAGCCGGGTCTGCACGTCGTCTTCATCTGGCTGACCTGGTTCGGCTCCACGTGCTCCGCCATTTGGATTCTTGCGGCGAATAGCTTCATGCAGAACCCTGTTGGCTTTGGCATCAACAAGAAGACTGGTCATGCCGAAATGACGAATTTCGCAGCGGTTATCGGCAATCCACAGCTTTGGCGTGAATTCCCGCACGTCGCCACCGGCGCATTGATGCTTGGCGGCATGGTCGTTGTGGGCATGAGCGCTTTCGGCTTCATGCACAAGAATGCCGACAGGGCTTTCTTCACCCGTTCGATTCGCGTCGGCGCCATCATTGCGCTGATCGGCTCCATTCTCGTCATCATCACCGGCGATCTGCAGACCCTCGAGATCATCAAGGATCAGCCGATGAAGTTCGCTGCTACCGAAGGTATTTATGAGGACCTCAAGAGCCCGGCACCGTGGATGGTCGTCGGTCTCATCAATGAAGGTGCCCACAAGTCCGCCGGTATCGAGATTCCTGGCATGCTCTCCCTGCTTGCGTTCCACAAGCTTTATGGCGGAACCATCCAAGGCATGAACACCCTGAACGAGCAGTTCAAGGGTGAAGGTGGCAAGATCATCAAGAACGGCATCGCTCATCCTGAGATTTCCGATTACTACGTGCCCACCAACGTGCTGTTCTGGAGCTTCCGCTTCATGGCCGCCGTCGGTTTCGCTGTGCTGATTCTTGCAATCTGCACGCTGTGGTTCACCCGCAAGTCCAAGAACACCCTGGCGGATAGCCGCTGGAAGCTCTGGATTCTGGGTATCTGCACCTATCTGCCGTTCATCGGCACCACTGGTGGCTGGCTCATCACTGAGCTCGGTCGTTATCCGTGGATTGTCTATGGCCTGCAGACCATCGCCGATGCCGTCTCGCCGACGGCAACCGTGCCAAGCCTGCTGTTCACCAATATTGTGTACTTCCTGCTCTTCTGCCTCATGGGCGGCGTGATGATCTTCTACTCCCGTCGTGTGCTTTGGCAAGGTCCGGAACCGGAAACGGGAGATACTATGCAAAAGGCTACTGCGGATGCGCATGTTGGCGCCCATGCAGCCAATAGAAAGGTGGCGTTGGCATGA
- a CDS encoding polyprenyl synthetase family protein: MPNQQELLLRDDLKRVVQTMHAEEDHVTPYREDYRHLLDNHGKMIRASLVLLFSYVVQNGKSHHVDDKVITGAAAIEMLHLATLVHDDVLDNASIRRNQPTIQTIRGNKAAIYLGDLILSRYMEIIATIAPSTAFIVEQAHTVNEIVSGDLLQESTRHNLDTTKEYYERAITGKTAALFRLAAITGIKLTTDSPDEKTLEQGSKFGEHLGIAFQILDDVEDFNVAHDTGKPKLEDIRDGIYTLPVILAIAADPSFVDIVKLDDPLKVLDYFKANPQFIDSAKNEALQHLEAAKDVIADSQYPPVNAGTVKALVDVIDKYIATL, translated from the coding sequence ATGCCAAATCAACAGGAACTCCTGTTGCGCGATGATCTAAAGCGCGTGGTGCAAACGATGCACGCAGAAGAGGATCATGTCACCCCCTACCGAGAGGACTACCGCCATCTGCTCGACAACCACGGCAAGATGATCCGTGCCTCTCTGGTATTGCTTTTCTCCTACGTCGTCCAAAACGGCAAGTCTCATCACGTCGACGACAAGGTCATCACCGGCGCGGCGGCCATCGAAATGCTGCATCTGGCCACTTTGGTACACGACGATGTACTCGACAACGCTTCCATACGCCGCAATCAGCCGACCATTCAAACCATCCGCGGCAACAAGGCAGCGATTTACCTGGGCGATCTCATTCTTTCGCGTTATATGGAAATCATCGCGACCATCGCACCCAGCACGGCATTCATCGTCGAACAGGCGCACACCGTCAATGAAATCGTCTCCGGCGACCTGCTGCAGGAATCTACCCGGCACAACCTCGACACCACCAAGGAATACTACGAACGCGCCATCACCGGCAAAACGGCCGCGCTTTTCCGCCTGGCTGCCATCACCGGCATCAAGCTGACTACTGACTCCCCGGATGAGAAAACACTTGAGCAAGGGTCAAAATTCGGCGAGCACTTGGGCATCGCTTTCCAGATTCTGGACGATGTGGAGGATTTCAACGTCGCGCACGACACCGGCAAGCCGAAGCTTGAAGACATTCGCGACGGCATCTATACCTTGCCGGTCATTCTTGCGATTGCGGCCGACCCCTCATTTGTCGACATCGTCAAACTCGACGATCCGCTCAAGGTGCTCGACTACTTCAAGGCCAATCCCCAGTTCATCGACAGCGCCAAAAACGAGGCGCTGCAGCATCTTGAAGCCGCCAAAGACGTCATCGCCGACTCACAGTACCCGCCCGTCAACGCCGGCACCGTGAAAGCTCTGGTCGACGTCATCGACAAATACATCGCTACGCTCTAA
- a CDS encoding ABC transporter ATP-binding protein/permease encodes MGLAVIDKSLFRFDGVRQRMGLLALLSLLQALCIVGQAHGLARGLVEIWKLHAVSTLVGPAIEFLAFYALRHFCDVAKQRISSKYGKYVAGQIRPQLQEKIFRLGPQALASRGTGSTVTMLIDGLDQVKSYIEILLPKMTDMMIISLVILVGVWWQDWVSGLILLLMYPLIIFFMVILGLAARDRSNKQYAQFNILNTKFVDSILGLPTLKMLGVDKEYEGEIYSVSERFRKRTIDVLKVAMTSTFALDWFTTLGIAIMAVFLGLRLVNGTMPLFPAMFALIMAPDYFLPVRQFGDNYHATLDGKNALHDIMSFIDSPETPQDTETKWEGWKADSELKLEGIDFAYPVGSKPAGDDTQSVASHSVAMNAVEQQRENEDDKKSDDSSESKDDSKTDSKSRRHRGRGKKDAKPIEADADGKAVAAQALTQPDALHHVSMDFKGYGKIAVIGKSGAGKSTLVNLLAGFNTPHAGSIELDGNRLENFNVAAWQRHISYIPQTPYIFSGSIADNIRFYVSDASNDDVNAAAHEAGLDEWLGELTDGLDTLIGEGNRGISGGQAQRIALARVLLDKSREVLLFDEPTAHLDIETEYDLKKTLLPIMENHLVILATHRLHWLANVDQVLVLDEGQVVESGTPKELIGAGGPLDHLIGEMGGNQIDQYLN; translated from the coding sequence TTGGGACTGGCCGTGATCGATAAAAGTCTATTCAGGTTCGACGGGGTGCGGCAACGCATGGGGCTTCTCGCCTTGCTTTCGCTGCTTCAGGCGTTGTGTATCGTCGGGCAGGCCCACGGTTTGGCTCGAGGGCTGGTGGAGATCTGGAAGCTGCACGCCGTCTCGACGCTTGTAGGCCCGGCCATCGAATTCCTCGCTTTTTACGCGCTGCGTCACTTCTGTGATGTGGCCAAGCAGAGAATCTCGAGCAAATACGGCAAATACGTGGCCGGCCAGATTCGCCCGCAACTGCAGGAAAAAATCTTCCGCCTGGGCCCGCAGGCGCTGGCTTCGCGCGGCACCGGTTCGACGGTGACGATGCTGATTGACGGACTTGATCAGGTCAAAAGCTATATCGAAATCCTTCTGCCGAAAATGACCGACATGATGATCATTTCGCTGGTCATTCTCGTGGGTGTATGGTGGCAAGACTGGGTCAGCGGGCTGATTCTTCTGTTGATGTACCCGCTCATCATCTTCTTTATGGTCATTCTCGGTCTCGCCGCCCGTGACCGTTCCAACAAGCAATACGCCCAGTTCAACATTCTCAATACCAAATTTGTCGACAGCATTCTGGGCCTGCCGACCTTGAAGATGCTCGGTGTTGACAAGGAATACGAAGGCGAGATCTACAGCGTCAGCGAACGCTTTCGCAAACGCACCATCGACGTACTCAAGGTCGCTATGACCTCCACTTTCGCGTTGGATTGGTTCACGACGCTGGGTATCGCCATTATGGCGGTATTTTTGGGCTTGCGGCTGGTCAATGGAACTATGCCGCTTTTCCCGGCCATGTTCGCGCTGATCATGGCCCCCGATTACTTCCTGCCGGTGCGTCAGTTCGGCGATAACTATCACGCCACCCTCGACGGCAAGAACGCCTTGCACGACATCATGAGCTTCATCGACAGCCCTGAGACTCCTCAGGATACCGAAACCAAGTGGGAGGGCTGGAAGGCCGACAGCGAGCTCAAGCTCGAGGGCATCGACTTCGCCTATCCGGTCGGTAGCAAACCAGCAGGCGATGACACGCAATCCGTGGCCAGTCATAGCGTTGCTATGAACGCGGTGGAGCAGCAGCGTGAGAACGAGGACGATAAAAAGTCTGATGATTCCTCAGAATCCAAAGATGATTCTAAGACGGATTCCAAATCCAGGCGTCACCGCGGACGTGGCAAAAAGGATGCCAAACCGATTGAGGCTGATGCCGATGGCAAAGCCGTCGCGGCCCAAGCATTGACGCAACCCGACGCCTTACATCATGTTTCGATGGATTTCAAAGGCTATGGCAAAATCGCCGTCATCGGCAAATCTGGTGCCGGCAAATCGACATTGGTCAACCTGCTCGCCGGATTCAACACCCCGCACGCTGGTTCCATCGAACTCGACGGAAACAGACTCGAGAATTTCAACGTTGCCGCGTGGCAGCGCCATATCAGCTATATTCCGCAGACGCCGTACATTTTCAGCGGATCAATCGCCGACAACATCCGCTTCTATGTGAGTGACGCCAGCAATGACGACGTCAACGCGGCCGCCCATGAAGCCGGACTAGACGAATGGTTAGGGGAACTGACTGACGGACTCGACACTCTGATCGGTGAGGGCAACCGCGGCATCAGTGGCGGACAGGCGCAGCGCATCGCGCTTGCCCGAGTCCTGCTCGACAAGTCCCGCGAAGTGCTGCTTTTTGACGAGCCAACCGCACACCTCGATATCGAAACCGAATACGACCTTAAAAAGACGTTGCTGCCGATCATGGAGAATCATCTGGTCATCCTTGCCACGCACCGTCTGCATTGGCTGGCGAACGTCGACCAAGTGCTGGTACTCGACGAAGGTCAGGTGGTCGAATCCGGAACGCCCAAGGAACTGATTGGGGCAGGCGGCCCGTTGGACCACCTCATCGGTGAGATGGGAGGAAACCAGATTGACCAATATCTCAACTGA
- the cydB gene encoding cytochrome d ubiquinol oxidase subunit II: protein MTTFLAKPLIDGNNFLQLLWFFVIALVFAIFLFLDGIDFGVGMATRVLAHNGDERALYMRAVGPHWDGNEVWLITGGGAMFASFPLWYASLFSGYYLLLFIVLVGLILRGVSFEFAAHSVTDRERSVWQWANFAGSVIAPFGLGMMLTSVIQGVPMDAQGNVHAGFFDVVNLLSIVGGVAVVFFSFLHGLHFLSLKLDAKTSERMLNTSKKVYWIAYPALVIFVILAFIFTDFYQRRTKSTLLITVVILAATICGHIAAYKKRGGFAFISSGVTLVGIIAFIFNGLFPNVMIATDPSKSLAVSVASSSQYTLEIMTIVLCCLLPIVLIYFIWSYFIMRKRLLTDNSPAAIKAALAQ, encoded by the coding sequence ATGACCACGTTTCTCGCTAAGCCATTGATTGATGGCAACAATTTCTTGCAATTGTTGTGGTTCTTTGTGATTGCATTGGTATTCGCCATCTTCCTCTTCCTTGACGGCATCGATTTTGGTGTCGGCATGGCAACCCGAGTGCTCGCCCACAACGGCGACGAACGTGCGCTCTACATGCGTGCGGTCGGCCCCCATTGGGACGGCAACGAGGTCTGGCTCATCACCGGCGGCGGCGCGATGTTCGCGTCCTTCCCGCTGTGGTATGCAAGCCTCTTCTCCGGCTACTACCTACTGCTCTTCATCGTGCTTGTCGGCCTCATTCTGCGTGGCGTCTCCTTTGAGTTCGCCGCACACTCGGTCACCGATCGTGAACGCAGCGTCTGGCAGTGGGCCAACTTCGCCGGCAGTGTCATCGCGCCGTTCGGTCTGGGCATGATGCTCACCAGCGTCATCCAGGGCGTCCCGATGGATGCTCAGGGCAACGTTCACGCCGGTTTCTTCGACGTGGTCAACCTGCTTTCCATCGTCGGCGGCGTGGCTGTAGTGTTCTTCAGCTTCCTGCACGGCCTGCACTTCCTGAGCCTCAAGCTCGACGCGAAGACGTCCGAGAGGATGCTCAACACCTCCAAGAAGGTCTACTGGATTGCTTACCCGGCTCTGGTGATCTTCGTCATCCTGGCGTTCATCTTCACCGATTTCTATCAGCGTCGCACCAAGTCGACACTGCTGATCACCGTGGTCATTCTGGCTGCGACGATTTGCGGACATATTGCCGCGTACAAGAAGCGTGGCGGTTTCGCCTTCATTTCTTCGGGCGTCACCCTTGTCGGCATCATCGCCTTCATCTTCAACGGGCTTTTCCCGAACGTGATGATCGCGACCGATCCGTCCAAGAGCCTCGCTGTGTCTGTGGCTTCGTCTTCGCAGTACACGCTGGAAATCATGACCATCGTGCTTTGCTGCTTGCTGCCGATTGTCTTGATCTACTTCATCTGGTCCTATTTCATCATGAGGAAGCGTCTGCTCACGGACAATTCGCCGGCGGCCATCAAGGCGGCTTTGGCGCAATAA
- a CDS encoding NAD(P)/FAD-dependent oxidoreductase: protein MTTIVILGAGYGGMRAAKQLAKANVEADIILVNKNPYHYQSTELHEVAAGTKEPDQITFDVRKAVDPKVKVVIDEVTKVDQDAKKVELKNSEPLSYDYLVNALGFESETFGIKGAEENGWPLIDIDTAVAARKHLEDTLKNYKTSHDENDLHIVVCGAGFTSIEYLGELVYRMPDLAKEYDFPIDKVKIDCIEATPKILPMFDPKLADWGVKYLEDHGVTFHAGTPITEVKPNAVMSNDTAFPANTIIWTTGVRGSSVIADSGYDQKRNRVVVQDDLSVKGHPEEFLVGDVSAVPNPDNGRLYPTTAQISIAEADTAADNIVARIQGKDPKKFVFKSLGTLCSLGPKTGIAEVDMGGHWKLKGAKASVAKKAVADRSVTELTDVSGIMKE, encoded by the coding sequence ATGACTACAATCGTTATTCTTGGCGCGGGCTACGGCGGTATGCGTGCCGCGAAGCAACTGGCCAAAGCCAATGTCGAAGCCGACATCATCCTGGTCAACAAGAATCCGTACCATTACCAGTCCACGGAACTGCACGAAGTGGCTGCGGGCACCAAGGAACCCGACCAGATCACGTTCGACGTGCGCAAGGCTGTGGATCCGAAAGTCAAAGTGGTCATTGATGAGGTCACCAAGGTCGACCAGGACGCCAAGAAGGTGGAGCTTAAGAATAGTGAACCGCTTTCTTACGATTACCTGGTCAATGCGCTGGGCTTCGAGTCCGAGACGTTCGGCATCAAAGGCGCTGAGGAGAACGGCTGGCCGCTGATTGATATCGATACCGCCGTGGCCGCGCGCAAGCATCTGGAAGACACGTTGAAGAACTACAAGACCAGCCATGACGAAAACGACCTGCACATCGTGGTCTGCGGAGCAGGCTTCACGTCCATTGAGTATTTGGGCGAGCTGGTCTATCGCATGCCCGACCTCGCCAAGGAATATGATTTTCCGATTGACAAAGTGAAGATCGACTGCATCGAAGCCACTCCGAAGATTTTGCCGATGTTCGATCCGAAACTGGCGGATTGGGGTGTGAAGTACCTCGAAGACCATGGCGTCACTTTCCACGCCGGTACGCCGATCACCGAGGTCAAGCCGAACGCCGTGATGAGCAACGACACCGCCTTCCCGGCGAATACCATCATCTGGACCACCGGCGTGCGTGGCAGCAGTGTGATCGCCGACTCGGGTTATGACCAGAAGCGCAACCGCGTGGTGGTTCAGGATGATTTGTCGGTGAAGGGCCACCCTGAGGAGTTCCTCGTCGGCGACGTTTCCGCCGTCCCGAACCCGGACAACGGGCGCCTTTACCCGACCACGGCGCAGATTTCCATAGCTGAGGCCGACACCGCCGCGGATAATATCGTCGCGCGCATTCAAGGCAAGGATCCCAAGAAGTTCGTCTTCAAATCCTTGGGCACGCTCTGCTCGCTTGGACCCAAGACGGGCATCGCCGAAGTCGATATGGGCGGTCATTGGAAGCTCAAGGGCGCGAAGGCATCGGTGGCGAAGAAGGCCGTAGCCGACCGTTCCGTCACCGAGCTGACGGACGTCTCCGGGATTATGAAGGAATAG